GTTCGCACAGCGGACGTGCGAAACAGCCGGCCCAGATTCCTTCTTATTCGACTGTCCCTTCGAGCGAGAGCAGCCCATTTTCACAACAAGGTACTTGTCACCCTGTTGTGAACTCGTGACCAATGAATTCGCGCGATACGCCCTCCAGTCGACGCGAAGTCGGCGGACGGCGGTCACCTTCGTCGGGACACCGACTACAACGGCGTGACGTGCTTCGACTCGCCGGCGCAGGCACGCTCGCCGCGCTCACCGGATGCCTCGGTGGCAACGACGCCGGGTCGACCGGCGACGGCCGTGCCGACTGGCCACATCCGAACTTCTCGCCACGGGGAACCAGCTACAATCCCCGAGCGGTTGGACCGTCATCGAAACCGAGCGAAGCGTGGGGCGTGGAGGTCGGCGGGTTGGGACTGGCTCGGCCGACCGTCTACGAAGATACGGTCTACTACGCGACGGCTGAGCAACTCCGGGCCTTCGCCGTCGAGGACGGGACGGAGCGCTGGTCGGTCGACGTAGAGTCACGAAGTGGGTTCAGGTCGCCGGTGACCGTCGACTCCGACCACGTCTACATCGGCCAGACGGGAACCAGAACGGGAGTCCTCGCGTTCACCCACGACGGCGAAGAGGTGTGGCACGCGCCGACCGAGTCGAGCGTCTGGGCATCGGTACTCCGTCCGAATCCTGATGACGACCACGTCTACGCGGCCGATACAGACAGCAACGTCTTCCGTATCCGAGCGAGCGACGGTACTGTCGAGTGGCAAACAACCGTGTTCGGTCCTGTGGTCAGGCTGGTTGCTCGATGGGACGAACTGGTCGTCGGGACCGAGGCTGGCGAAGTCGTCGCACTCCTCGATTCGGGGGCAGAACCGACGGGCATGTGGCGGACGAAACTTCCCGGGTCGATACAGGCACTCTCCATCATCTCTGGCGGTGACGTCATCGCAGGCGCGTTCGGGGCAGGAGTCGCCCACCTTCGAGGTGCCGGCCGTGCCGGTCGAATCGGGTGGCATCAAACCGAGTCCTCGCCGCACCGCTCCGTGGTCGTCGGGCCGGACCGCGTGTTTTCCACCGACGGGAGCGGCATCCACGCCTACGACGAAAACGACGGGTCATCCTCGTGGAACGCCGACGGCGACTACTTCGCGCCGCCTGCTGGTGCTGGGGACACGATTTTCGTCTCAGAGACGAGCGACGGGGGCGGTGTCATCGCCTACGACCGCTCGGGTGGAATCGGCGTCGGAGGCGCGAGACTCGGTAACCATCGCTGGGAGTACTCGTTAGAGGGCGGTGCTGCGACAGGACCGACGCCTGCACACGACACGCTGTTCGTCGTCGAAGATGGCGGCGAAAACGACTCTGCGAGATTGGTCGCGTTGCGGGAAGAGTAGCAGAACAGACCGTTATTCGTCTGGCGCGCCCGAGACGATTTCGACACCTGAAGACGCACCGATACGCTCGGCACCTGCTTCGAACATCGCCAGCGCGTCCTCGTAGGACCCCACGCCGCCGGACGCCTTCACGGGTAGATACTCCGCCATGAGTTCGACGTCTTCGACCGTCGCGCCACCGTCTGCGAATCCGGTCGAGGTCTTGACGAAGGCGGCGTCTGCTTCGACTGCCGCCTCACAGGCACGGTGCTTTTCCTCGTCCGTGAGGAGCGCCGTCTCGATGATGACCTTCACCGGGATGGGGACGGCTGCGACGACTTCCGAGATATCCTCGGCGACGAGTTCGTCTTCGCCGGCTTTGAGCCGACCGACGTTGATGACCATGTCGAGTTCGTCGGCGCCAGCCTTCCAGGCGTCGACCGCTTCTTCGCGCTTCGCGGCCGTCGTGTTCTGGCCGTGGGGAAAGCCGATGACCGTGGCGAGGACGACGTCTGGAGCGTACTCACTGGCTTCGGCGACGTAACACGGCGGGATGCAGGCGTTCATCCCCCATTCGGCGGCGTCGTCGAGGATGGCTTCGACGTCTTTCATCGTCGTCTCGGGTCCGAGGACCGTGTGGTCGATACGGGGCGCGAGGTCGTCTCGGTTCATACCGGGTGGAGGCGACGGGGACCTAAAGAACGTAAGGCTTTCACGCCGCCCGGTTGGGCCTCTTGCATGGCCATCCTCCCCGAAGGATTCGCGCTTCCCCCACTGCCGTATCTCGTCGTCCTCGTCGCTGGCCTCGTCGGCGTCGGTGTCGGCCTCGTTAGAACGCGCCCGTCTGTCTCGGAGGGGCACATCCTCGCACTCGTTCCGTGGATGGTGTCGGGGTCGGCGCTTCACGTCCTCTACGTCGTCGGACTGCTCCCGTCCGCTATCGAACCGTTCGGCGGGACGCCCGCAGTCTACCTCACTGTCGCAGTGCTCGCCGGAGCAACGTGGCTTGCACTGGCGCTCGCCGAGTCTGCGTCTCCTCGAAACCTCGCACTCCCGGGTATCGTCCTCGCGGGACTGCTCGTCGTACTCGCCCTCGGTAGCGGACTGGCCGCCGGGACGCTCAGCCCACTCTGGCCCGGAATCGCCCTCGCCGTTGCGTTACTCATCACGCCCGTGACGTGGGGTGTCCTGACCCGAATCGACCCCAACGCAGCGGTCGCAGGCACCCTCGGCGTCGTCGCCATCTTCGGACACGCGCTCGACGGTGTCTCGACTGCCGTCGGCATCGACGTTCTCGGCTTCGGCGAGCGAACACCACTCTCGCGTCTCATTCTCGAAGCGGCCGGTGCACTTCCAACGGCGGACATCATCGGGACCGGGTGGCTCTTCGTCCTCGTGAAACTCGCCGTTGTGAGTGTCGTCGTGGCGCTCCTCGCCGATTACGTCCGCGAGGAACCCGTCGAAGGGTCGCTTCTCTTGGGGCTCGTCGCTGCCGTTGGACTCGGACCCGGCGTCCACAACCTGCTGTTGTTCGCAATCTCGGGAGCCTAACTTCACGTAACGCTCGTTGCACGCGTTTCGAAAAACGAGCGTAGTCGACAGGAAAGCAGTGAGCGACGATAGCCTCACGATTCAAAACACATAGCCAGTTAATTTCTGAACTTTCTGACATCACCTGCATCAAATTTAAATATGTCCTGTTTTAACTATCTTCTCTCCAAGTTTAACATAGGCTTTTGTGTTTTTGTGACGAATTGTCCCATTGCAGGATTTGATTATTCTGATGTATGATGCTTATTCAACGACCGATAGGTTAGCAGTGTCCGATATCCTCGGAAATCCACACCGCAACCACGTACTGCACGTCCTCAGGTGTCATGGGACACCGATGACATTGGAGACGCTCGCGATGCACGTCGACCGCTCAAACGCAACTGACCCATTTCCCGGTTCGGCCACCGGTGTGGAACCTGTTTCGATGGTGAAACTTCACCACACACATCTTCCAAAACTGGATGACGTCGGTGTAATTAGGTACGACTCGTACGAACAGACCGTGGTCTCTGTGAACGACGAACGACTCGACTCACTCGTCGAGTTGGGACAGCAGATGCTCGAGTCACTTCGATATGACCGACCAAGAACCGACTAGCACACAGCACCTATTTACCCATCCAGAGTGGGTCACGAAGACAGCACATCGAGGATGGCAGCACAAAATCACCCGAGAGAGTTATCTGGCCAGCGGAACGACACACGGGGACGAATGTCCCGTGTCATCTGTGCCGGCCACGTGAACTGGGACGTCACCCTCCGCGTGGACGCTCTTCCCGAACCAGACGGCGAAGCAACTGTCGAGTCCCGGGTCGGTGCTGGCGGCGGCAGTGCCGCGAACGTCGCCAGCGGGTTGGTCGGCTTGGACCTCCCAACCTCGCTCCTCGGGAGCGTCGGCGACGACGAGTACGGGCACGCCGCCATCGCCGAACTCGCATCGAAGGGTGTCGACTGCAGTCACATCGTCAGCGTCGACCACGGTCCGACGACGGTCAAGTACATCGTCGTCGACGCCGACGGCGAAGTGTTCGTTCTCGGGTCTCCGGGCGTGAACGAGGCGTTCGAGGCGTCCGACCTCTCGACCGATGCGCTCGTCGAGGCAGACCACCTTCACTTGACGAGTCAGTCACCGGGGACCGCGGCCGCACTCGCCAGACGAGCACTCGACGCCGAGACGACGGTGAGTTTCGACCCCGGTCGGCGCATCGGTGACCGAGGCTACACCGAGGCACTCCGACTGGTCGACTACGTCTTTCTCAACGACCGTGAGGCCGCGACGGCGCTCGGAGAGGCGGCAGAGTCGCACCCGAACGGGGGCAAAAGACGGAGACACGACGGTCCCGGTGGCAACGGCGGCGTCGTCGGCGACGCACTCGACGACACGACACTGGTCCTCAAACACGGCCCGAAGGGAGCAGAAGTCCGTGATGAGGACGAACGACACGTCCACCCGGGGTACCCCGTCGACGCGGTGGACACGACTGGCGCGGGCGACGCGTTCGCTGCCGGATTCATCGCGGCGCGACTCGACGGCCGGTCTTACGAACGGTCTCTCGCCGTCGCGAACGCGTGTGGTGCACTCACTGCGGCCGAGCCGGGTGCCCGAACACAACTGAGCTGGCGACGACTCGACGACCTCGTGGAACGGTGACGACGCGACTCGGAGATTCAGGGACGCCGTGTCGATGTCGCTGACGCTCGCCCGAAACGACCAGACCAATTTTATCCTCGCCGGTCATTCCTCGGAACGATGCTGGAGCAGATTTCGGCCGTCGTCGCCGCACTCGGGTCGCTTCCGAGTGTCGGCGGCCTCGCCGGACGAGTGGCACTCGGTGCGCTCGTCGGCGTCGCGGCCGCTGTCGTGATGGACATCCCGATGTGGCGCCAAGAAGAGGGCTTCACGCCCGCGTACATCGCTGCATCGGTCCTCCAACGGACTCGCCCGGACGACGTCGATTTCCTCGACGCGAACCTCGTCCACCACGTCGCAGGCGCCATCTCGGGTGCCTTCTACGCGGTGGTCTACCTCGCAATCGACTCACTCCTCCCCGAGGCCCCACTCCTCGGCGTCGACTTCGCGCCACACGTGGTTTCGACGGGGGTAGTGGTGGCGAGTATCTACTTCCTGTTTTCGTACTTCGTCCTCCCACGGGCAGGCCGGAGCATCTACGAAGAACGAGCGACGGCAGTTCGTGGGCAATGGCTTCGCTCGTCGCTGGTCTTCGGCGTGACGCTCTTCGTTCTCGCCCCGGCGCTCTTCGCGGGTATCGCCTGACGGGCGGGTCTTCGATTCAGCTCGTCGATCTACGTGTCGGTGTCCCCCACGAACCGCGGCGTTTTTGCCCGCGACACGAGTGGGTCGAATATGGCGAAACAGCCCCATCTCCTCGTCGAAGAAGGCGACGTAAACGACATCGCACTCATCCCGGGCGACCCAGGGCGCGTCGACCGCATCGCAAAGCAGTGTGAGAACGTCGAAGAAGTCGCAGAGAACCGCGAGTACAAGGTCGTCAACGCGGAGTACGAGGGCGTCCCGCTGACCATCTCCTCGACGGGTATCGGGTGTCCGTCGGCCGCAATCGCGCTCGAGGAACTCTCCCGTGTCGGTGTGGAGACGTTCATCCGCGTCGGCACCATCGGTGCACTCCAAGAGGACATCGAAATCGGCGACATGATCGTCGCGACCGGTGCCGCCAAAGAGGAAGGCACGTCCAAGCGCTACGAGTCTGAAGTCTACCCGGCCGTTCCGGACTACGAGGTGCTCACCTCGCTCGTCGACGCGGCGGAAGCGAACGACGAAGACGTCCACGTCGGCCCAATCGTCTCCGACGACGCGTTCTACAACGAGTCCGACGAGTACGTCGAAGACTGGAACGCGGCCGGTCTCCTCGCCATCGAGATGGAGGCGGCGACCGTGTTCTCCCTCGCCCGCCGCAAGGGCCTCCGCGCTGGTGCCATCTGTACGGTCGACGGCAACCTCGTCGCCGGCACCCAGAAGGGCGCCGACTCCGACGAAGAACTCCCTGAGAAGGCGAAGAACAACGTCGAGCGCGCTATCAGTATCACGCTCGACGCCGTGGTCGACCTCGCGTAAAGCGGCAGTGGACATTCGCCACCTCGCGGCCCGTGTGGTCGCACGCGTCAGCGAACTCCGCACTCGAATTCGGCGGATAGAGCGGCGCGAGGCGGTGGCGTTCGGCCGCTGGATAGAGAATACGAACAATCTCCTTCATCTCACCGTCTTACTCGTCATTCCGCTCCTCATCGCGAGCGTGACGTTCGTCTCGAACGCGGTGAGCACCCTCTCGTTCCTGCTGTTTCCTCCACTCGCGTCCGGTTCGTACACACTCTTTTCCGACCCCGAAGGGCAGTACGCCTCGCCAGTGAAGTTCATCCTCGCGCTCACGGTTGGCGCACTCTGTGGCCTCGTCGCCTACGGATTCACCACGTGGGTCTACGGGCCGACGGGAACCGCAATCGTCCACCCGTCGTCTGCCGCGCTCGCGATTTTCCTCGCTGGCTCTGCGACGTGGGCGCTCGACATCGAAGCACCCTCTGCGTTCTCGACTGCGCTCTTGACGCTCGTCACGGGAGATGTGAACCCAGAGGAGTACGTGGTGAGCATCTTCTTCGCGAGCGTCGTCATCGCGATCGTGTTCAGCGTCTGGCGCCAGCGATTCTACGAGCGACGCGCTGAGTACCTCTACGGAACGGTCAAAGGTGACGACCACGTCCTCGTCCCGATGCGTGGCGAGACAGCGGAGCGAACTGCCTTCTTCGCTGCGCTCCTCGCGGCGGCGCACGAGGCTGGAAAAGTCGTCCTGCTCGACGTTCTCCCGCCGGAGTCGACGGCGGAGACGCAGGCGTCTACAGTCGATGCCGACACAGAGACGAAGTCAGAGACAGAGACGAAGCCGGAGACGCCGGAAGATTCGACCGGCAACCCTGCCGCCGACGCTGCAGTCGAGCGTCTCGAACGGTGTGCGCACAGGATTCGAACCAGAGTGGGCGTTCCCGTCGAAGTCGTCGTGGCGCGAGGCGACCCACTGACGGCAACGGTCGAGGCCGCTGCAAACACTAACTCAGACCTCGTCGTCACGCCGTACGAGGAAGACCGTGGCCTGCTGTCGGACTACGTCCGCGGGCTGTTCGGTGGTGAGTACGACACGGTCGCCTTCCGGTCGAAAGGAGAGTCAGACCGTTGGAAACGGGTTCTGGTGCTCGTCTCTCGGCCGGGCGATGCCGCACACGCGATGATAGACTTCGCGACCCGACTCGCTGGAAAGACCGGGAGTGTGAGCGTCACGACCTGCATCGGTGCAGAGGTCGAGCGTCGGCCGGCAGAGTCAAAACTGGCGAACCTCGTGGAGACGGCAGACGGAAACATCGAGACGCGTGTCGCCCGAACCGAAGTGACGAAGTTTATCGCTTCGAACGCCGCGACGTACGACCTCGTTGTCCTCGGGTCGAGTGGAGAACGCTCTGCAGCCTCGCGATTCATCGCACCGCCGACGTTCGAACGAATCAGAGAAACCGACTGCGACGTCGCCGTCTTCGACCGCGGAAACTAGTCGTCGGAGTTGGCGTCGGTGTCGGCGGCGTTAGTATCGGCGTCTTCGACCATCTCGTCCGGTTGTTCTTCGAGCAGTCGTTCTTCGACCGTTTCGAGGCCGCCGCCACCGATAGCTGACTCGGCGAGGAAGTGACCACCGAGTGCAGCAGGACTGATGACGGTATCCGCGCCGGCGCGGCGGAGTTTCGGTTCGTTCTCGCGCTGTGTCGCCGCCGCGACGATGTGGATGTCGGGGTTGAGCTGTCGGGCTGTTAGGATGGCGAGCGCGTCTTCGGCGTCGTTGTTGGTGGCGACGATAGCCGAGCGGGCGACTTCGACGCGGGCGCGCTTGAGCGACTCTTCGTCGCTTGGGTCGGCCGTGAAGACGTCGTACCCACGGTCGGAGAGTCGTTGTGCCCGTTCTGCGTTGGGCGTGATGATGAGTACGTCTGCGCGGTCTTCGAGTTCTTCGAGAATCGGTTCGGTCAGTTCCCCGTGTCCGAGGACGAGGATGTGGTTGTCGAGGATTTCGAGTTGTGATTCGGTCATGCGTCCAAGTGCTTTGGTGAGTCGTGCTTCGATGGCAGGCGTGAGCAGGACACCGAGTGCCACTGCGAAACTCGCGACGGTGACGAGCAGTGCCGACATCCCGAACAGTTTCGCAACTGCCGTTCGCGGGGTGATGTCGCCGTATCCGACGGTACTGCCGGTCACGAGTGCGAAGTAGAACGCGTCGAACAGCGAGTCGACGCCGTTGAACTGCTCTCTGAGTGCGTACGCCCCCGCCGTTGCGTACGTCTGTGCGCCGGCGATAGCCAAGAGCGCCGACAACTGCGTGACGTTCCAGTCGAGGTCGCGGTCGAACGCCCGGTAGTTCAGCAAACAGAGGACGAGACTGATAATCGAGAAGCCAATCAGCGGAATCGCGCGAGCGGGAGACTGGATGAGTCCCTGCGCGGCGGACACCGGGAGGAGGATGACTGTCGAGTACCACGCCGGCCGGAGACGCCGTCGGAGGCCGTAGACGCTGGCCAGAAGCAGAAATCCGGTCAGCGTGCCGGTGAACCCCGCCGTGATGCGAATCACTTCGGGGATGACCGAGCTGAAAACGCCACCCGCCACGGGCGAACTGATGTTCAATATCCCTGTCACTGCAGACAGGATTGCGACGATGAAGACGGTCGTCACTGTGGTTCGGGCGCCTACCCAGTCGCGTGCCGACACCATGTCGGCGGAACGTCTGCATGGAAGGGGGAAAACCGTTGGGTATCGAGACGGCGACACGGGAGAACTGCGCAGAGCCCACCTTCGTGAGAGAAACTCAGTCACGCCGCCACGCATTTATCTCGGGAGTGAGTGAACCAGCCTATGGCTTCACTCCCTGTCGAAGTAGTCTATGGACTCTACTTCGGCATCCTCACGGGACTCGTCCCGGCCGCCGTCGCGTGGCTCTTCGGGTTCGGGTTCCGCTACGTGACCGGGGTCACGATTCCCGGTCTCGCAGTCGTCGTCCTCAGCGTCGCCATCGCGGGTGCGAGCGGTGGCCTCATGGCTCTCGCGGACCCGACGATTACGCAGTCCGACAATCAGGCCAGACTGACTGTCGCGCTGTTGGTCGTGCTGATGGGCGCACTCTACGCACACAATCGCGGCGACGCGTTCGCGAACGAAATTCCCCGGAAGATGTCGCTTCGAATGCTCACCGAACGGACGCTCTCGACCGACGTGGTCGAACTCGTCGGCGGCCGCGGACAGGTCACTGTGAGCGTCACGCGAGAAGTCGACGACATAGAAGGCTACCCGCCGGTCCCACTCGACATCCGCACTGCGATTCGTGACGGCGAGTGGACGTTCCCTGCGGACATCCCACTCGTCGAACTCGAATCGCGGTTCGCAGACCGACTCCAGACCGAGTTCGACCTCGTCGCAGTCGAAGTCGAAATCGACGAACAGGCCCGTGCGAGCGTTGCTGCTGCTGCACCCGTCGGTGGCCTCTCGAAACGCCTACCCGCCGGGAAGCGAGCCGTCTCTATCGAGGCACTCGTCCCGACCGGTCTCGCACGAGGAGACGACGTCGTCGTCGCCACCGATGGTGGCACTGTCACGGCGAGCGTCGTCGGCGTCGATTCGGTCGCAGAGGTGACAGAGACCGACGATTCGGAGGACGAAGACGCCCCCAAAGCACCGACTCGGGCACCGACAGCGGTCGGTGGCGAAGGCCGCGTGACGGTCGCAGTCGAGCGACCCGACGTTGAAGCACTCCTCCAAAGCGACACGAAGCAGTTCGTCGTCACCTCTCGTGGCGTCCGCCGTGAGTTCGAACTGGTCTCGCTGCTTCGCCGCGTTGGCAAGCGGTTCTCCAGACTCACCGCGGGCGTCGACGGCCCCCTCGACGGGGTGACACTCAGAGCGGCCAGTGTCCGCGACACGTACGGCGTGGCCATCCTCGCTGTTCGACACGGTGGGACGTGGACGATTGCACCTCGCGGCGATCAGGAAGTCTCGGCCGGTGACACACTGTACGCCGTCGGGTCGCGTTCTGACCTCGCCGCGTTCGAGGAGGCGATTGCATGAGCAGACAACGCCGGCACGTGCGGACACACCAGTACGGAGTTCTGGAGGTGGGTGCGTGATGTCGTTCCTCGCCGCCGAACTCGTCGCAGGCGTCGTCGGGCAGGTCTCACTCCCGCCGGCGAGCGACCCACTGGTCAGGACCATCCTCCGCGTCATCGGCCTCATCGTTGGGGCGTTCCTCGCGTCGGGTGTCGCCGCACTCACGTATCGATGGTACACGCGCGAAGTCATCCCTCGGGCGCTCGCACTCCTCTTTGGTACCTCGGTCGTGGCGCTGTACCTGAACACCGTCGGCCTGTTCGGAAACTTCGTCACGGGGAGTGACACGGCGGTCTTCCAACTCGACACAGTGCTGTTCAACACGACGGCGCTGGCGGGTGGCGCACTCGCCTCGCCGGTCGGCCGTCTCGTCGGTGACAGACTCGCGACCGACGTGTTCGCCGTTGCGGGGGCGAAAGAACTCGACGCCGACGTGAGTCGTCTCGTCCGCACCGTCGGGCGGGTGACGACGGTGACGATTCCAGAAGAGATTGGCGACATCGAAGCCTACGACCCAGTCTCCGAGACTATCAAGACCCAGTTGAGCGGGAAGACGCTGCTGTTCCCGCGGCGACTCACAGAAGACCAACTCCGAGAACGCCTCGTCGAACGGGTCAAAGACGACCACGGCGTCGGCCACGTCGACGTGGAGTTCGAAGACGGTGACGTCTCCTACTTCGCACTCGGGAGTCGCGCTGCCGGCCTCGGCCCGACGCTCGCACCGGGGACTGTCGCCGTCGCAATCCGCGCAGACCCCGGACCGGGGGCAGCCGCCGGCGACCCAGTGCAAGTGTGGGCCGTTCCGAACGCGTCGGACGACACCGAGTCTGACGCGACGACCGCGACCACGAACGGGGAAGAAACCCGTATCGAGAGTGATGGCAGTGGCTCTGTGCCGACCCGCGTTGCGTTCGGCGAACTGCGCGGCGTCGCCGACGACGTCGCCACCGTCGCTCTCGACGAAGAAGACGCGAGCAAACTCACCGGTGCCGACGAATACCGGGTCGTCACCCTTCCAGCAGACCCTCGCGTCGACCGTGAGTTCGCGTCACTGCTTCGGAGCGCCGACGAGACGATGGCAGTCACGACGGTGCAACCCGACGCCGCGCTCGACGGGGGACGCGTCGCCGACGTGGACACGACTGTCGTCGCCATCCGCCCGGCGAACAACCCCATCGACGCCATCCCTGCGCGAACCCGAGAACTGCGTGCTGGGGATACGCTCTACGTCATCGGCCGTCCAGAGGTGCTCCGGAAGGTCGAACGGCGTGCGGCGACGGACGATAATCTGACCGATGGTGGCGAGGACGAGGAT
The genomic region above belongs to Haloferax marinisediminis and contains:
- a CDS encoding potassium transporter TrkA is translated as MSFLAAELVAGVVGQVSLPPASDPLVRTILRVIGLIVGAFLASGVAALTYRWYTREVIPRALALLFGTSVVALYLNTVGLFGNFVTGSDTAVFQLDTVLFNTTALAGGALASPVGRLVGDRLATDVFAVAGAKELDADVSRLVRTVGRVTTVTIPEEIGDIEAYDPVSETIKTQLSGKTLLFPRRLTEDQLRERLVERVKDDHGVGHVDVEFEDGDVSYFALGSRAAGLGPTLAPGTVAVAIRADPGPGAAAGDPVQVWAVPNASDDTESDATTATTNGEETRIESDGSGSVPTRVAFGELRGVADDVATVALDEEDASKLTGADEYRVVTLPADPRVDREFASLLRSADETMAVTTVQPDAALDGGRVADVDTTVVAIRPANNPIDAIPARTRELRAGDTLYVIGRPEVLRKVERRAATDDNLTDGGEDEDGDTDTDGGDSVGAESATQSGAQSS
- a CDS encoding outer membrane protein assembly factor BamB family protein, with the translated sequence MNSRDTPSSRREVGGRRSPSSGHRLQRRDVLRLAGAGTLAALTGCLGGNDAGSTGDGRADWPHPNFSPRGTSYNPRAVGPSSKPSEAWGVEVGGLGLARPTVYEDTVYYATAEQLRAFAVEDGTERWSVDVESRSGFRSPVTVDSDHVYIGQTGTRTGVLAFTHDGEEVWHAPTESSVWASVLRPNPDDDHVYAADTDSNVFRIRASDGTVEWQTTVFGPVVRLVARWDELVVGTEAGEVVALLDSGAEPTGMWRTKLPGSIQALSIISGGDVIAGAFGAGVAHLRGAGRAGRIGWHQTESSPHRSVVVGPDRVFSTDGSGIHAYDENDGSSSWNADGDYFAPPAGAGDTIFVSETSDGGGVIAYDRSGGIGVGGARLGNHRWEYSLEGGAATGPTPAHDTLFVVEDGGENDSARLVALREE
- a CDS encoding nucleoside phosphorylase — protein: MAKQPHLLVEEGDVNDIALIPGDPGRVDRIAKQCENVEEVAENREYKVVNAEYEGVPLTISSTGIGCPSAAIALEELSRVGVETFIRVGTIGALQEDIEIGDMIVATGAAKEEGTSKRYESEVYPAVPDYEVLTSLVDAAEANDEDVHVGPIVSDDAFYNESDEYVEDWNAAGLLAIEMEAATVFSLARRKGLRAGAICTVDGNLVAGTQKGADSDEELPEKAKNNVERAISITLDAVVDLA
- a CDS encoding DUF63 family protein, which produces MAILPEGFALPPLPYLVVLVAGLVGVGVGLVRTRPSVSEGHILALVPWMVSGSALHVLYVVGLLPSAIEPFGGTPAVYLTVAVLAGATWLALALAESASPRNLALPGIVLAGLLVVLALGSGLAAGTLSPLWPGIALAVALLITPVTWGVLTRIDPNAAVAGTLGVVAIFGHALDGVSTAVGIDVLGFGERTPLSRLILEAAGALPTADIIGTGWLFVLVKLAVVSVVVALLADYVREEPVEGSLLLGLVAAVGLGPGVHNLLLFAISGA
- a CDS encoding carbohydrate kinase family protein, which produces MSRVICAGHVNWDVTLRVDALPEPDGEATVESRVGAGGGSAANVASGLVGLDLPTSLLGSVGDDEYGHAAIAELASKGVDCSHIVSVDHGPTTVKYIVVDADGEVFVLGSPGVNEAFEASDLSTDALVEADHLHLTSQSPGTAAALARRALDAETTVSFDPGRRIGDRGYTEALRLVDYVFLNDREAATALGEAAESHPNGGKRRRHDGPGGNGGVVGDALDDTTLVLKHGPKGAEVRDEDERHVHPGYPVDAVDTTGAGDAFAAGFIAARLDGRSYERSLAVANACGALTAAEPGARTQLSWRRLDDLVER
- a CDS encoding universal stress protein, with amino-acid sequence MDIRHLAARVVARVSELRTRIRRIERREAVAFGRWIENTNNLLHLTVLLVIPLLIASVTFVSNAVSTLSFLLFPPLASGSYTLFSDPEGQYASPVKFILALTVGALCGLVAYGFTTWVYGPTGTAIVHPSSAALAIFLAGSATWALDIEAPSAFSTALLTLVTGDVNPEEYVVSIFFASVVIAIVFSVWRQRFYERRAEYLYGTVKGDDHVLVPMRGETAERTAFFAALLAAAHEAGKVVLLDVLPPESTAETQASTVDADTETKSETETKPETPEDSTGNPAADAAVERLERCAHRIRTRVGVPVEVVVARGDPLTATVEAAANTNSDLVVTPYEEDRGLLSDYVRGLFGGEYDTVAFRSKGESDRWKRVLVLVSRPGDAAHAMIDFATRLAGKTGSVSVTTCIGAEVERRPAESKLANLVETADGNIETRVARTEVTKFIASNAATYDLVVLGSSGERSAASRFIAPPTFERIRETDCDVAVFDRGN
- a CDS encoding DUF7344 domain-containing protein, producing MQDLIILMYDAYSTTDRLAVSDILGNPHRNHVLHVLRCHGTPMTLETLAMHVDRSNATDPFPGSATGVEPVSMVKLHHTHLPKLDDVGVIRYDSYEQTVVSVNDERLDSLVELGQQMLESLRYDRPRTD
- a CDS encoding potassium channel family protein is translated as MASLPVEVVYGLYFGILTGLVPAAVAWLFGFGFRYVTGVTIPGLAVVVLSVAIAGASGGLMALADPTITQSDNQARLTVALLVVLMGALYAHNRGDAFANEIPRKMSLRMLTERTLSTDVVELVGGRGQVTVSVTREVDDIEGYPPVPLDIRTAIRDGEWTFPADIPLVELESRFADRLQTEFDLVAVEVEIDEQARASVAAAAPVGGLSKRLPAGKRAVSIEALVPTGLARGDDVVVATDGGTVTASVVGVDSVAEVTETDDSEDEDAPKAPTRAPTAVGGEGRVTVAVERPDVEALLQSDTKQFVVTSRGVRREFELVSLLRRVGKRFSRLTAGVDGPLDGVTLRAASVRDTYGVAILAVRHGGTWTIAPRGDQEVSAGDTLYAVGSRSDLAAFEEAIA
- a CDS encoding NAD-binding protein, producing the protein MVSARDWVGARTTVTTVFIVAILSAVTGILNISSPVAGGVFSSVIPEVIRITAGFTGTLTGFLLLASVYGLRRRLRPAWYSTVILLPVSAAQGLIQSPARAIPLIGFSIISLVLCLLNYRAFDRDLDWNVTQLSALLAIAGAQTYATAGAYALREQFNGVDSLFDAFYFALVTGSTVGYGDITPRTAVAKLFGMSALLVTVASFAVALGVLLTPAIEARLTKALGRMTESQLEILDNHILVLGHGELTEPILEELEDRADVLIITPNAERAQRLSDRGYDVFTADPSDEESLKRARVEVARSAIVATNNDAEDALAILTARQLNPDIHIVAAATQRENEPKLRRAGADTVISPAALGGHFLAESAIGGGGLETVEERLLEEQPDEMVEDADTNAADTDANSDD
- the deoC gene encoding deoxyribose-phosphate aldolase, which gives rise to MNRDDLAPRIDHTVLGPETTMKDVEAILDDAAEWGMNACIPPCYVAEASEYAPDVVLATVIGFPHGQNTTAAKREEAVDAWKAGADELDMVINVGRLKAGEDELVAEDISEVVAAVPIPVKVIIETALLTDEEKHRACEAAVEADAAFVKTSTGFADGGATVEDVELMAEYLPVKASGGVGSYEDALAMFEAGAERIGASSGVEIVSGAPDE